A single region of the Chelmon rostratus isolate fCheRos1 chromosome 5, fCheRos1.pri, whole genome shotgun sequence genome encodes:
- the cfap157 gene encoding cilia- and flagella-associated protein 157 → MPKKKDKKSADKQDKDKKTPKKDSSATHADKTPSDDKEKDLYLTQVRYLSEQLERYQLKCDQLERQRKDLDFQYSALEREKKDIVEYLKRSLLEKEDEVDELTERLESQRQAADEHRQALQLQHSQLSQELQDRIEELTAANMTFASQLAALEEFQKQKEQLMSNMESLEKQLASEKKEHKAAIHSLEMKALLEQNRLMKEMESHVAAMADEVQHLVDQKVPETTRLALQENTEVKARYSQLSEQAQVLMGENFALRDRKSQLSVDVDNLEQMLSETSRQSCIRKKVVEKLTEKCQQLQVELKDCRQELEQLRSEHTGVLAEMEALRQDRASLTEQCRKTSAEVSGLEKELQEERRKRSRMKSIMQEAASTLRLALMEAPIEQDLEVDSVVQWKQLMQELLVVLDRPPLTNSTSDSDQQNELQTSDPTAARAGAVNPALSFQLDLARHRLGNLGLVPCPTLKQKHTLSRAGAGTRMPLPRKPPSLRTAGSIKPTDSAVRFLTSRNFITKPK, encoded by the exons ATGCCCAAGAAGAAGGACAAGAAAAGCGCCGACAAACAGgataaagacaagaaaacaccGAAAAAGGACAGTTCCGCGACTCATGCAGATAAAACCCCTTCTGACGACAAAGAGAAGGATTTATACCTGACTCAAGTACGATATTTGAGCGAGCAGCTGGAGAG atatcagctgaaatgtgatcagctggagaggcagaggaaagaTTTAGACTTTCAGTACAGTGCactggagagggagaagaaggacaTTGTTGAGTATCTGAAACGCTCCCTGCTGGAAAAGGAGGATGAGGTGGATGAGCTGACAGAGCGCTTGGAGAGTCAGCGGCAGGCTGCCGATGAGCACAGACAGGCcttacagctgcagcacagtcagcTGAGTCAAGAGCTGCAAGACCGGATTGAAGAACTCACCGcagcaaacatgacatttg CATCGCAGCTTGCTGCTCTGGAGGAGTTTCAGAAGCAGAAGGAGCAGCTGATGTCCAACATGGAGTCTCTGGAGAAGCAGCTGGCCAGTGAGAAGAAGGAACACAAAGCTGCCATCCACAGCCTGGAGATGAAAGCACTGCTGGAACAGAACAG GTTgatgaaggagatggagagtCATGTGGCAGCTATGGCAGATGAGGTGCAGCACCTGGTGGACCAGAAGGTCCCGGAGACAACTAGGTTGGCCCTTCAGGAGAACACGGAGGTTAAGGCTCGATACAGCCAGCTGTCAGAGCAGGCACAGGTCCTGATGGGAGAGAACTTTGCCCTGCGGGACCGTAAGAGCCAGCTCAGTGTAGACGTGGACAACCTGGAGCAAATGCTCAGCGAGACATCCCGCCAGAGCTGCATCCGCAAGAAG GTGGTGGAGAAGCTTACAGAAAAgtgccagcagctgcaggtggagctgaaaGACTGCCGGCAAGAACTGGAGCAGCTTCggtctgaacacacaggagTCCTGGCTGAGATGGAGGCACTCAG GCAGGACCGGGCCTCACTGACCGAGCAGTGCAGAAAAACCAGTGCCGAGGTGAGTGGGCTGGAGAAGGAGctacaggaggagaggaggaagaggagcaggatgaAGAGCATCATGCAGGAAGCAGCCAGCACTCTCAGACTGGCCCTGATg GAGGCACCCATCGAGCAGGACTTGGAGGTGGACTCTGTTGTCcagtggaagcagctgatgcaggagctgctggtggtCTTGGACAGGCCCCCACTCACTAACTCCACCTCTGACAGCGACCAGCAGAATGAGCTGCAGACCTCCGACCCTACAGCAGCCAG AGCAGGGGCCGTGAATCCAGCTTTGAGTTTCCAGTTGGATCTGGCCCGCCACAGGCTGGGCAATCTGGGCCTTGTGCCCTGTcccacactgaaacaaaaacacacactctccaggGCCGGTGCTGGCACCCGCATGCCTCTGCCCAG GAAGCCCCCCAGTCTGAGAACAGCCGGCTCCATTAAACCAACTGATTCAGCTGTCAGATTTCTGACCTCCAGAAACTTCATCACTAAACCCAAGTAA